The sequence gtctcgctctgtcgcccaggctggagtgcagtggcctgatctcggctcactgcaagctccacctcccgagttcacaccattcttctgcctcagcttcccaagtagctgggactacaggcgcccgccaccatgcccggctaatttttttgtatttttagtagagacggggtttccccgtgttagccaggatggtctcaatctcctgaccttgtgatctgccctcctcggcctcccaaagtgctgggattacaggcgtgagccactgcacctggcctgaatttattttaatttattaggaAATACTTCCAACACACAAAAAGAtgtaaataattagctgggcgtggtggctcatgcctgtaatcccagcactttgggaggccgaggcaggtggatcaccagaggtctggagtttgagaccaggctggccaacatggtgaaacctcatctctactaaaaatacaaaaatcagccaggtgtggtggcgcacccctgtaatcccagctgctctagaggctgagacatgagaatcgcttgaacctgggaggcggaggttgcagtgagctgagatcccaccactgcactccagcctggacaacagagcaagactctgtctcaaaaaaaaaaaaagatgtaaataataatactatcgggccaggtgcagtggctcatgcttataatcccagcactttgggaggccatggcaggaggactgcttgaggccaggagcttgagaacagcctgggcaacatagcaagaccttgtctctataaaaactattaataataatacaaatggccaggcgcggtggctcatgcctgtaatcccagcactttgggaggctgaggcaggcagatcacctgaggtcaggatttcgagaccagcttggccaacacagtgaaaccccatctctactaaaaatacaaaatttagctgggcatggtggcacacacctgtagttccagctactggggaggctgaggcaggagaatcacttaagcctgtgaggcagaggttgcagtgacccgagatcgcgccactgcaccctagcctgggccacagagcaagactccatctcaaaaataataataatattacaaaTATCTATATATCCATCAGCCAATTTAAGAATAAGacatgccgggcgcggtggctcatgcctgtaatcccagcactttgggaggctgaggcgggtggatcacaaggtcaggagttcgagaccagcctggccaagatggtgaaaccctgtctctactaaaaatacaaaaattagccgggcacggtggcgggtgcctgtaattccagaacctgggaggtggaggttgcagtgagccaagactgtgctactgcactctagcctgggtgacaaagcaagactctgtattaaaaaaaaagaataagacactattggccaggtatggtggctcacgcctgtaatcccagcactttcggaggccgaggtgggcggatcacgaggtcaagagattgagatcattctggccaacatggtgaaaccctgactctactaaaaatacaaaaattagctgggcaaggtggcgcatacctgcagtcccagctactcgggaggctgaggcaggagaatcacttgaacctgggaggtggaggttgcagtgagccaagatcgcatcactgcactccagcctggcgacagagctagactctgtctcaaaaaaaaaaacaaaaaaaaaaaacccaaagaataaGACACTATTGTTGAATGTCTTAATGTCCCTCCccaatcctttttttctctgCAGGGTTGaccattattttgaattaaaggCTTATCATCCCTAATGGGACAGTTATGTTTTCACAGGAAGAATATGAAAAGACGAATGTCTGTTGCTGTTACCCAGAGACACTTTCACAGCTAAATAcagacatacaaacacatacTGACTCACCATCTCTTACTCAGCCTCAGAGTGAGCTGCAGTGTTGGCACACAAATACCTCAACACACTGCTCTCCTTCTAAAATATTGACAAGCTCCGTTACTTATATACATGGAATGACACACGGTCTTATCCATTGAAACTGTGATATGTAGACACAATTATGCTCACATCTAGCAATTTTCAGTagatacacataaacacacctGAATGGGTAGGACACTGCACTTGCCACTACATTCCCATAGCACATCGTGGATACATATTGCCACAATCCCCAGGGACTGCAAACACACTTTTTGGCAAACTGAGATCAAGATGATAGATGTAACTTCTAGTACCCCCACCCTAACGCTCACTTCCAGGCTATGGTTCACACGTCCGACTCATGACCTGGGGGAACTCAATTCTCGTCTGGATGTCATTCAGTTTTTTCTGCTGCCCCAGAATCTGGACATGGCTCAGATGCTGCATCGGCTCCTGGGTCACATCAAGAACGTGCCTGTGAGCCCAGGGTGgagggcagggaggtggggaaggaggtTGAGGGCTGATACTGGGCAGTGGGCTTCTTGAGGGGCAttagagggagggaagggaaaacaGCGGCTGTAACCTTGTCTGACTGTAGCTGATTCTGAAACGCATGAAGTTGTCCCACACCAAGGTCAGCGACTGGCAGGTTCTCTACAAGGTAAGGCCTTCCTTCTTGAATCCCAGAAGTCCAGGTAAAGACCCTCAGCCTGTGTTCCAGACTGTCTGTGCCCTAGACACTCTGTGCAATTTTATtctaccctcttttttttttttttttgagacagtctcgctgtgttgcccaggctgaagtgccgtggggcgatcttggctcactgcaacctccgcctccggggttcaagcaattctcctgcctcagcctccccagaagttgggattacaggcacccgccaccatgcctggcaaatttttgtatttttagtagagacaggattttaccatgttggccaggctggtcttgaactcctgacttcaggtgatccactcacctcagcctcccaaggttctgggattacagatgtgaaccaccgcgcccggcctccctccctttttttttttttaactttgtattcaggaaaatgtaaaaaatatttagaataatataATTAACCCCCATGTACCCACCATGCAGTTTCAACACTTTGACTTATGCCaatgttttttttatttcttttttttttttagacagagtctcgctgtcacccaggctggattgcagtggtgtgatcttggctcactgcaacctctgcctcccaagttcaagtgattctcctacctcagcctcccaagaagctgggattacaggtgcccaccaccacactggagtgatttttgtatttttagtagagatgggatttcaccatgttggccaggctggtctcaaattcctggcctcaagtgatccgcccatctcggcctcccaaagagctaggattataggtgggagccactgtgcccagcccagtatATTTCATCTGTATCTTCTCCCACTTTCTCCTCTTGGAttattttgtgggttttgttgttgttgttgttgttgttgttttaaataaggtcctgctctgtcacccagactagaatggaatggtgcaATCATATTTCATTGCAgcctctaacttctgggctcaagcaatcctcccaccttagcctccagcgtaactgggactataggcctgagATGCTGCACCTGGCTTTcttggattattttgaagcaaatcccagccATTATAtcatttcatccataaatatttcagtgtaatttcttttttctttttttttttttgagacggagtctcactgtcaccaggctggagtgcagtggcctgatcttggctcactgcaacctccgcctcccgggttcaagtgattctcctgcctcagcctcccatgtagctgggataacaggcacatgccaccatgcccaagttattttttttatatttttagtagagacagggttttaccatgttggccaggatggtctcaatctcctgacctcatgatccacccgcctcggcctcccagagtgctgggattacaggcgtgagccaccgcacccggccaatatttCAGGgtaatttccaaaagaaaactattttttaaaaagaataacagtATTGTTatcttactttaaaaattgtattatttgatATCATGAAAtatctgaaatttttcttttttgagacagggtctcactgtcacccaggcttgagtgcaatggcacaattgtagctcactgcagcctcaaactgttgggcttgagcgatcctccccgctcagcctcctgagtagcagggaccacaggtgaTGGCCATCACACCGaactaagtttttattttttgcttgcatttatttatttatttatttatttttgagacaggatttcgctcttgttgcccaggctagagtgcaatggtgtgatctcggctcactgcaacctctgcctcctgggttcaagtgattctcctgcctcagcctcccaggtagctgggattacaggcgtgtgccaccacgcccagctaattttgtatttttagtagagacaggatttctccctgttggtcgggctggtctcgaactcccgatttcagatgatctggctgcctcggcctcccaaagtgctgggattacaggcatgagccattgcgcctgaccaattttttattttttttagagacaggatctcactatgttgcccaaggtggtctcaaactcccgagctcaagtgatcctcctgcttgggcctcccaaagtgctgagactattggtgtgagccaccatgcccagccagatgaTGGCCCTAATCCTTTTTAATCTACAGGTTCCTTCTCCATCTTTTCTCTcttgtcctttctttttctctttttcttctccttgcaatttgttgaagaaactagaTTATTATTTGTCTTACAGTGTTTTCCGTTAGCCTGGATTTTGCTGTTTGCATTTCCTAGATGTTTTTGgcacatttctctctcttctataGTTTCTGTAAATTAATATTTAGTTCTAGAAGCATGAAAAggttcagagttttttttttcaatactgtTTTGGAAGTAGAGGAACATAATGTCTGATATGTCTgattgtctctctttttctgatGTTAGCAAATGTTCTGATGTTTAATACctaaatctattatttatttatttgtttagttagTTTGAgatgagtctccctctgtcgccaggctgaagtgcagtggcacgatcttggcttactgcaacctccgcctcctgagttcaagtgattctcctgcctcagcctcctgagtagctgggacttacaggcgcacaccaccacgcccagctaatttttgtatttttagtagagacgggatttccccatgttggccaggatggtcttgatcccttgacctcaggtgatccacccgcctcggcctcccaaagtgctgggattacaggcgtgagccactatgcccagccatcTATTAATTCTTTAGCAATTACAAAGTAGTAGTATTTaaatctctcattctttcttcatttattagccAGAAATTTCTGTAAAGAGAAACTTCCTTTTCTCTACTATTTGGTTGCCAAGTGATAGAAATCatatagaaatacagaaaattgctTGATTTTTCCcccactctttttttgtttttttgagacagagtcttgctctgtcaccaggctgcagtgcagtggcacgatctcggctcactgcaacctccgcctccctggttgggtttcaagtgactctcctgcctcagcctcccgagtagctgggactataggcgtgtgccaccacgcccggctaatttttgtatttttagtagagatggggtttcgccatgatggccaggatggtcttgatctcttgacctcgtgatccacccgcctcagcctcccaaagtgctgggattacaggtgtgagccaccgtgcccagccctttttttttttcccaatatgGAACGCTTCTtgaatttgtgtgtcatccttgcCCAGTGTCCGTGCTAATCTCTGTAACCTTCgaaattttagtatatgtgctgcagAAATGAGCACCTCCCACCTTTATTTACTAGCTATCAATATGGTAAATTAGTTCCctaacattctccaagatagccatgaggtttttttgttttttgtttgtttgtttgagacagagtcttgcactgttgcccaggctggagtgcagtggcacgatctcggctcactgcaaactctgcctcctgggttcatgccattctcctgcctcagcctcctgagtgcctgggactacaggcgcccgccatcacacctggctaattttttgtacttttagtagagacagggtttcaccgtcttaaccaggatggtctcaatctcctgacctcgtgatccacctgcctcagcctcccaaagtgctgggattacaggtgtgagccaccgcgcccggccctgataGCCAATGAggtttttttgtcattgttcttCTTGTATCATTACAGACTCATGGCCTTTTATAGctatatttctctttctcccGACTCTGTACAAACTCCTTTGTTTTAGAGTTTGCACAACCCTCTATCAAAGCACCTACCACCTCACTTTTAAATCTTCTGAATGtatttctgtcttccttcctaGACTGTGAGCACATCTGGGACAGGGAccgtatctttttttgtttgtttgtttgttttgagacagagtctcactctgtcggccaggctggagtgcaatggcgtgatctggctataacctccacctcccaggttcaagagattctcctgcctcagcctcccaagtagctggaattacatgtgcatgccaccacgcccagttaatttttgtattttgagtagagacagggtttcaccatgttggtgaggccgatctcgaactcctgacctcaggtgatccaccacctcagcctcccaaagtgctaggattataggcatgagccactgtgcctggccgggacCATATCTTAATTGTCTTTGTAGCTTCAGTGTTTGGTACAGTGCCTCTCACTGTTTCTTTTTGCCTTTGAGATCTTCCCTCTTTGTTACTGTGATCTTCCCTACTGGTCTTTGTTCTTCTGAGTCTGTCCCTATCACCACCTCAACCCGAGCTGGATGTGGCCTGTCCTCCTTTTTGTGTTTCTCTCACAGACTGTGTACAGTGCCCTGGGCCTGAGGGATGCCTGCCGCTCCCTGCCGCAGTCCATCCAGCTCTTTCGGGACATTGCCCAAGAGTTCTCTGATGACCTGCACCATATCGCCAGCCTCATTGGGAAAGTAGTGAGTGGAAGGAAAAAGGGAGTGCACCCAGGGAGGTCAGGGAGAGAGAATGCAGCGTGCGAGATGGGGAAACGTGGACGATACTGAGGTCAATTGGATAAAGAATGGGATGATGGGAGGAGGCGGCAGAACTTCAGGGAAGTATCTGGAGGGTGAGAGTTAAAGGAGGACTGCAGGGAGAATTGGGGCCCAAGGAGAGCTGAGGAACAGGACAGAGAGAGGGTGCCAGGTCCTAAGAAACAGTACTTAATCTCCTCAGGTGGACTTTGAGGGCAGCCTTGCTGAAAATCGCTTCACAGTCCTCCCCAACATAGATCCTGAAATTGATGAGAGTGAGTGTTGGGTGCGGATGGGCCTGTGAGCCCTGCGCAGTGATGGAGCACCATCCTTGGCAGGTGGTCACCACGGCTGGGGATCTTCATAGCAACCAGGGCAGGAGCCTCACTTTTGATAACCACATGTCTTCCACCCTCGTAGAAAAGCGAAGACTGATGGGACTTCCCAATTTCCTTACTGAGGTTGCCCGCAAGGAACTGGAGAATCTGGACTCCCGTATTCCTTCATGCAGTGTCATCTACATCCCTCTGGTGAGGGCAGGAGAGTGGGTGTAGCCTTCAGATGTCTTTCGGGGGAGATATTAGGCTTATGAAAGACATACTGGTAGAGAAGAAAACTTGTGGGGCAGCCTGAAGAACATGAACACTTTTTTGTGGGGATACAGGGATCTCTTAAGCTCCCtctttctggccgggtgcggtggctcacgcctgtaatccctgcactttgggaggccaaggcgggtggatcacgaggtcaggagatcgagaccatcctggctaacatggtgaaaccccgtctctactaaaaatacaaaaagttagccaggcgtcgtggcgggcgcctgtagtcccagctactcgggaggctgaggcaggagaatggcgtgagcctgggaggtggaggttgcagtgagccgagatcgcaccactgcactacagcccgggcaacagagcgagactctgtctcaaaaaaacaaaacaaaaaaaatgcttccTCTAGGGTGGGGAGGTGTCCAGTAAGTCTCCAAGCAGGAGAGTAGAGTATCTCCTCTTTACTCTCCCCAGATCGGCTTCCTTCTTTCTATTCCCCGCCTGCCTTCCATGGTAGAGGCCAGTGACTTTGAGATTAATGGACTGGACTTCATGGTAAGACCCTCAACCTCTGTAAGGTGAGTGATGAGGAAAATGAGTCAGCAGCTGAGGAAGGGCGTTCCTCTACAGCAGCACTGCCCAATATGGGATCTCTCCTCTGTAGTTTTACTCTGAGCTTTACCAGCACTGAGACAAAGGAAAGAGAAGTCAGAGTTAGGGGCTGGAGGTGGGGTTAGAAagatggggaaggagaggaggaccAAGAGATGCAAAGTCCACAGCTTTGAACCCCTGTACCCAGTTTCTCTCAGAGGAGAAGCTGCACTATCGTAGTGCCCGAACCAAGGAGCTGGATGCATTGCTGGGGGACCTGCACTGCGAGATCCGGGGTAAGGAAAAGCCAGAGGTGATATGCATTgtaagatgtttaaaaaaaagcagcagccaggggaaggaggggagtggaCAACTTGGGGATGCTTCCAACAGGCCCCTTCTCTTCCTGCTCTCTGTCTCGCTCACTCTGACTCTATCTTTTCCTCTGAATGTCTTGAGGTCTCAGATTGTATCTGCAACCTGTTTCCAGATCCCCCTAGGGGCCTCTGCCTCTCCTTCACTTTCCCCTGGAACTGACCTCCAGCTCCCTCCCTCACCCATTCCCAGACCAGGAGACGCTGCTGATGTACCAGCTACAGTGCCAGGTGCTGGCACGAGCAGCTGTCTTAACCCGAGTATTGGACCTTGCCTCCCGCCTGGACGTCCTGCTGGCTCTTGCCAGTGCTGCCCGGGACTATGGCTACTCAAGGCCACGTTACTCCCCCCGAGTCCTTGGGGTACGAATCCAGAATGGCAGGTAAGAATAGAGGTGGGTGGAGGAATAGACATGAGGGGCCCAAAGGCTACATCTTCTGGGGGTTCATCCATCTTGATCCACAAGCCATGCGAGGTGCCTCTCCGTCCACTGCAGACATCCTCTGATGGAACTCTGTGCCCGAACCTTTGTGCCCAACTCCACAGAATGTGGTGGGGACAAAGGGAGGGTCAAAGTCATCACTGGACCCAACTCATCAGGGAAGAGCATATACCTCAAACAGGTGAGGAGAAGCCCTGCAGCCTGGACCGCTGGCATCTCCTGCATCTACTCCACCCCTACTTGCCAGCCAACCCAGGCTCGTGCAGCTCTTCTCCCGTTTTCTGACCCCGCTCTTCATGAAAGGACCATCACCCACATCCCTGTGCTTCCACCTCACATGTTCTCATTCTCCACTGGAGAGCCAAGCTCTAATGGAACTTTCTGTGGCCCAAATTCCTTCACCTGCCTCTGAGTAGGTACACACTACTCCCAAGTATGTCTCTGCCCACGTCCTGTGCCTCCTTACTGATTCTAAATTAGCCAACAGGGCTATGATCAGGATTGGGGGAGGAGAGACAGTCAGTGTGTCTGTTACCTATTTCTCCTGTTTCACCCTGTCCATCTCTCTTTGATCTGCCATTCATGCCTTGAGCCTCACTTTCACCTCAGCTCATGGCACCAGGCCCCAGGCCCTGTCTCCTTCCCTGTTCAGGTAGGCTTGATCACATTCATGGCCCTGGTAGGCAGCTTTGTGCCAGCAGAGGAGGCTGAAATTGGGGCAGTAGACGCCATCTTCACACGAATTcatagctgtgaatccatctcccTTGGCCTCTCCACCTTCATGATCGACCTCAACCAGGTCAAAGGGAACAAAGGGAGGTGGGATTGAGGAAGGGGATAATGGGAAAGGAACCCCTGAAAATGCTCCTAACAGGAAAGCATGCCCTCTGCTGCATGCCCTTTATACTAAAAGTGGGGAGCACTAAGGTCagagataggaagaatcaataccacaAACATTTCTTGAACCCTTGCTTCATGTGAGTCACTGTTGGCAAAGAGGATGAACAAAGAGTGCACCTCACCATTCAAGAACTTGCAGTGCAGTAGGGAGGGCGTGTATACAGCTTTATTCACAGGCCAACTGTGGTCAGTGCATTACGGGCTTCCAATACTAACTTTCCTTTGTCCACCTTACACCCAGCAGGTGGCGAAAGCAGTGAACAATGCCACTGCACAGTCGCTGGTCCTCATTGATGAATTTGGAAAGGGAACCAACACGGTGAGGGGAGAAACTGATGAGGGGAGAAACTACAGAGGGGAAAATGGAGGAGGATGAAGGAGCATGACAGTGAGGCTGGGCCTCTGGAATGAATAGGGCTATGTGGgcagaaaagaaatagaacatgAGACAGGGAAAGGCAGTGCAAGTGCAGAGGGGCAGATGGGGTCCCCATGGCTCCGAATGCTAACCTCTGCCCTCTTTGCAGGTGGATGGGCTCGCGCTTCTGGCCGCTGTGCTCCGATACTGGCTGGCACGTGGACCCACATGCCCCCACATCTTTGTGGCCACCAACTTTCTGAGCCTTGTTCAGCTACAGCTGCTGCCACAAGGGCCCCTGGTACAGTATTTGGTGAGGAGACCAATCTAGCTCCTCGGGGGCCCCCAGGCTGGGCATTTCCCAGAGGTGGGGATTGGCTCCTCTATCTGAACAAGGGCTCCCTCAGCACAGAGACCACatcccttcccttttctccctccccacagGATTGGCCAAGGGTTTCAGGACAGGAAGGAGGTGATTGATGATATActgtcttttattctcttttaagaCCATGGAGACCTGTGAGGATGGCAACGATCTTGTCTTCTTCTATCAGGTTTGCGAAGGTGTTGCGAAGGCCAGCCATGCCTCCCACACAGCTGCCCAGGCCGGGCTTCCTGACGAGCTTGTGGCTCGTGGCAAGGAGGTGATGAGATCCAAATGTGCAACCACCTCCACATCAGAGCTCCCTTCCATTCCTAGTTCTATTGGGCCTGGGTCTAGGTCCACAGGATTTCTGACCCTtatttccccttctcttccccaaCTCTCCTTACTCCTCCCACCTTCTTGCTTGTTGTTCCTAGGTCTCAGACTTGATCCGCAGTGGAAAACCCATCAAGCCTGTCAAGGATTTGctaaagaagaaccaaatggaaaagTGAGTGTGTGGCCCCAGTGTCTTTACCCTCTCTGCATCTTCTCCTGCAGCTCTTCTCCCCTTTTCAGGGACTCAGCCTTCCTCCAGCACTTTGCCCTTCAGAAACCCACCATTTCTTTCTGAAATCCCTAAATCTTCAAGATCCCAGGTTTTCTGTGCCACAGCCTCTCCCCTCCGCCCAGGGATTTGGTTGTCCATTCTGCCATAAATCTTgcgattttctctcttcttcagttGCCAGACATTAGTGGATAAGTTTATGAAACTGGATTTGGAAGATCCTAACCTGGACTTGAACGTTTTCATGAGCCAGGAAGTGCTGCCTGCTGCCACCAACATCCTCTGAGAGTCCTTCCAGTGTCCTCCCCAGCCTGCTGAGACCCCAGTGGGCTGCCATGCCCTCTTTGTTTCCTTATCTCCTTCAGACCCAGAGTTTTTAGTTTCTCTAGAAATTTTGTTTCATATTAGgaataaagtttattttgaagAAAGATATTGTTTCTTTAGTCTCAAAACAAGAGACTAGGAAAGATCCGAAACACAGAGCAGGAGTCCACAGGGGAACCTGCCCTGCCTCAGTAAAAATAACAGTGTTGTTGCTGTAGGAAGACTCTCGGATTCTACCCAAGGATACTTCATGAGAACGAACCCCTTCAGAGAGGCCCTACAAAACAGATTAGAGGGAAGACAGAGGGGTCCAAGGGAGATGGTCTCTCTTCTCAAGTAGGAGCACCCCAGCCTCAGACAGACACAGCAGGAAAGGGCTTGAGAGGCTGACAGAGGCAGGATGGGTGCAaggcaggggtggaggggagggaccAGCCCGGGCTGCACCAGTGGGAGTGGCTCCACCCTTCCCAACTCAGAGCCATGGGAAGCCAGGGCTCTGGCGGGGTGCCCTTGGTGCAGGCTCCCTACACAGTCCTGCTGCTGCCGCTGGGGACAAGTCGCCAAGACCCAGGGGCCCAGAGCTTCTTCCTTTGGGTGAGTATCAGCCCAACAAGAGGTCCCAGGGGAACTCTCTCCATCGATCTGCCCTTTATATTTCCATTCAACTTGAGGGCCCACAGTGTTCCCACCTGCCTCCCCTTGCCCTTCAGGTCCTCAGTGGCCAGTCTGGGTTCACACTCAGTGACCACACAGTGAACCCCACTAGGGGTGGAGAGAAAGAGCCATAACCCAGAGCCCTACTGTGGCACAAGAGTCAGCCTCTGTGATTGCCTTTCCCAGCTGCGGAGGATGCAGGCTCTGGAGAGAGAACAGGATGCCCTGTGGCAGGGGCTGGAGCTGCTACAGCATGGCCAGGCCTGGTTTGAAGACCATCTGAGGGAGGCACAGCGAAAGCAGCTGCATCTAGGGGCCCTTGGTGAGGTATGGGGGCTGCCCCTCTGTGTGAATGGGGGGAGGGccagggagggaggagcagggaaTGTGTAGACACAGCCTGAGACCACTCTGGAGAGGGGAGAGTTAATGGTCAGGGATCATGAGTTGGAGGCATCACCGTAATGACAGGATGCCACCAAGTGTTAAGTTGGTGTTCATTGTTGGGGCTGGAGGAAGCTGGTCTGCATTCCATTCAGAGGGATTTGGATCACTCCATGGAGATGAGGGTGTGGCCTGGATTATTCCAATGGGGCAGGGATGGAAGGGAGGCTCCATGAAGAGTAGTGAAAGGGGGTATTGTGCTATTTGAGAGAGATGGAGGAACTGATGTGCTAAAGAGATGGAGGTGGAGAGTACTGGATTTTCCCACCTGCCTGGGAGGGTACTGGGATGAGGGGATCCAGATGAGAGGGATGGCCTGTGGTGACAGGAATAGAGTGGCAGATGGACctcaggttttcaccgtgttgtcaGCCTCCAACTCCTCCTCTAGAATTTTCTAACAGATTTACACTCAGAGCCTGGTGGCCCCCGGTTAGCCCAGATTCAAAAGGTGAACATCTGTTTGCAGAACCTGATTCATGAGAAGGTGAGTTTATTGTTTTCAGTTTAGACTTTTGGGAAGTTGGACTAGAGAGGGGAGTTGTTGGGGTCAGTGCTGGCTTAACAGAAAACACAGCGAATTTCCCCTCCAGTTCTCCCCAAGTCCACTGAACAAGGCTAGTTCCTGCACCACCCAGGATTCAAAGAAAAGACGAAGGGAGCAGAACTTTTGGCAGCGACAGGTAAACTTCAAGAAAGAGGGCAGGAGCCCCACCCTATAGGGCTGGGAGGAGCCCAGAGGCCCCATCTGTTTCTCCTCTCCTCCAGGAGTTGTCAAGGCAGCAGAAAGGAGTCACCCAGCCAAAGGAGGAGATGGCTCAGCAGGGCTGCACCAAGGGGCCAAGAGGCCCTACCTGTGTCTAAACCCTCCTCTCACTCCCCTAAGCCTGGTGAAAGAGTCAGAAGCCCCAGgctcctttt is a genomic window of Pongo pygmaeus isolate AG05252 chromosome 5, NHGRI_mPonPyg2-v2.0_pri, whole genome shotgun sequence containing:
- the MSH5 gene encoding mutS protein homolog 5 isoform X1; translated protein: MASLGANPRRTPQGLGPGAASSGFPSPAPVPGPREAEEEEVEEEEELAEIHLCVLWNSGYLGIAYYDTSDSTIHFMPDAPDHESLKLLQRVLDEINPQSVVTSAKQDENMTRFLGKLASQEHREPKRPEIIFLPSVDFGLEISKQRLLSGNYSFIPDSMTATEKILFLSSIIPFDCLLTVRALGGLLKFLGRRRIGVELEDYNVSVPILGFKKFMLTHLVNIDQDTYSVLQIFKSESHPSVYKVASGLKEGLSLFGILNRCRCKWGEKLLRLWFTRPTHDLGELNSRLDVIQFFLLPQNLDMAQMLHRLLGHIKNVPLILKRMKLSHTKVSDWQVLYKTVYSALGLRDACRSLPQSIQLFRDIAQEFSDDLHHIASLIGKVVDFEGSLAENRFTVLPNIDPEIDEKKRRLMGLPNFLTEVARKELENLDSRIPSCSVIYIPLIGFLLSIPRLPSMVEASDFEINGLDFMFLSEEKLHYRSARTKELDALLGDLHCEIRDQETLLMYQLQCQVLARAAVLTRVLDLASRLDVLLALASAARDYGYSRPRYSPRVLGVRIQNGRHPLMELCARTFVPNSTECGGDKGRVKVITGPNSSGKSIYLKQVGLITFMALVGSFVPAEEAEIGAVDAIFTRIHSCESISLGLSTFMIDLNQQVAKAVNNATAQSLVLIDEFGKGTNTVDGLALLAAVLRYWLARGPTCPHIFVATNFLSLVQLQLLPQGPLVQYLTMETCEDGNDLVFFYQVCEGVAKASHASHTAAQAGLPDELVARGKEVSDLIRSGKPIKPVKDLLKKNQMENCQTLVDKFMKLDLEDPNLDLNVFMSQEVLPAATNIL
- the MSH5 gene encoding mutS protein homolog 5 isoform X2, which produces MASLGANPRRTPQGLGPGAASSGFPSPAPVPGPREAEEEEVEEEEELAEIHLCVLWNSGYLGIAYYDTSDSTIHFMPDAPDHESLKLLQRVLDEINPQSVVTSAKQDENMTRFLGKLASQEHREPKRPEIIFLPSVDFGLEISKQRLLSGNYSFIPDSMTATEKILFLSSIIPFDCLLTVRALGGLLKFLGRRRIGVELEDYNVSVPILGFKKFMLTHLVNIDQDTYSVLQIFKSESHPSVYKVASGLKEGLSLFGILNRCRCKWGEKLLRLWFTRPTHDLGELNSRLDVIQFFLLPQNLDMAQMLHRLLGHIKNVPLILKRMKLSHTKVSDWQVLYKTVYSALGLRDACRSLPQSIQLFRDIAQEFSDDLHHIASLIGKVVDFEGSLAENRFTVLPNIDPEIDEKKRRLMGLPNFLTEVARKELENLDSRIPSCSVIYIPLIGFLLSIPRLPSMVEASDFEINGLDFMFLSEEKLHYRSARTKELDALLGDLHCEIRDQETLLMYQLQCQVLARAAVLTRVLDLASRLDVLLALASAARDYGYSRPRYSPRVLGVRIQNGRHPLMELCARTFVPNSTECGGDKGRVKVITGPNSSGKSIYLKQVGLITFMALVGSFVPAEEAEIGAVDAIFTRIHSCESISLGLSTFMIDLNQVAKAVNNATAQSLVLIDEFGKGTNTVDGLALLAAVLRYWLARGPTCPHIFVATNFLSLVQLQLLPQGPLVQYLTMETCEDGNDLVFFYQVCEGVAKASHASHTAAQAGLPDELVARGKEVSDLIRSGKPIKPVKDLLKKNQMENCQTLVDKFMKLDLEDPNLDLNVFMSQEVLPAATNIL